One window from the genome of Nitrospirae bacterium YQR-1 encodes:
- the argF gene encoding ornithine carbamoyltransferase: MKRDFLTLWELSKDEIEALLLRSAGFKTAKPKNGKPLTGKSIGLLFEKSSTRTRVSFEVGIYQLGGYPVYMHSSDSQMGRGETISDTARVLSRYFDGLVIRTYGQAILEEFARNCTIPVINGLSDSHHPCQALADLLTIKEKKGTLKGVKLTYLGDCNNVTNSLIEASAIMGIPLSIACPKGYEPEESIMKRVREFGCHGIEIFNDPLKAVKQADVVYTDVWISMGDRADQQKKKEALRPFQINDALLKNAKPDVTVLHCLPAHREEEITGSVIEGPYSAVFDQAENRLHTQKALLEMLIT, encoded by the coding sequence ATGAAAAGAGACTTTTTAACTCTATGGGAACTGTCAAAGGACGAAATTGAGGCTTTACTTTTGCGCTCCGCAGGTTTTAAAACTGCAAAACCTAAAAACGGCAAGCCCCTTACCGGTAAAAGCATAGGACTGCTGTTTGAAAAGTCCTCAACCCGTACACGTGTTTCCTTTGAGGTCGGCATATATCAGCTTGGAGGATATCCGGTTTATATGCACTCCTCCGACAGCCAAATGGGAAGAGGTGAAACAATTTCCGACACTGCACGGGTGCTTTCACGCTACTTTGACGGACTTGTTATACGCACATATGGACAGGCAATACTTGAGGAGTTTGCAAGGAATTGTACAATTCCGGTAATAAACGGCCTAAGCGACAGCCATCATCCATGTCAGGCACTGGCTGATTTACTTACCATCAAGGAAAAGAAGGGCACATTGAAAGGTGTTAAGTTAACCTATCTGGGCGACTGTAACAATGTCACAAACTCTCTGATTGAAGCATCCGCAATAATGGGAATCCCACTTTCCATAGCCTGTCCTAAAGGTTATGAGCCTGAAGAGTCCATAATGAAAAGAGTCCGTGAGTTTGGCTGCCATGGTATAGAAATATTCAATGACCCGCTTAAAGCCGTAAAACAAGCAGATGTTGTATATACTGATGTGTGGATAAGCATGGGAGATAGAGCTGATCAGCAAAAAAAGAAGGAGGCATTAAGACCTTTTCAGATTAATGACGCCCTTTTAAAAAACGCAAAACCGGATGTAACCGTCTTGCATTGTTTACCTGCCCACAGGGAGGAGGAAATAACCGGCAGCGTCATAGAGGGTCCATACAGTGCTGTGTTTGATCAGGCTGAAAACAGATTGCATACGCAAAAGGCTCTTTTAGAGATGTTGATTACATAG
- a CDS encoding acetylornithine transaminase: MEIKKMLDESSLYVMETYKRFPVVFSKGRDMRLWSVDGKEYVDFLAGIAVNVLGHCHPKIVVAIQKQAQRLMHVSNFYHNDVQIKLARLLIKHSFADRVFFCNSGAEANEAAIKLARKYAKAHHGEHCVNIITAVNSFHGRTLATITATGQPKFQKGFEPLVPGFRYVPFNDFHSMEDAIDENTCAVMLEPIQGEGGVHVADEEYLKKLRTLCTEKGVLLIFDEVQTGMGRTGKLFAYEHYDIEPDIMTLAKALGGGIPIGACLASDDVAKAFEYGSHASTFGGNPLSCAASLATLEALLEDSIMLNECKRLGEYLRNSLLKLKEQFPNVILDVRGKGLLLGMELTRECSQVVQACFERGFLINCTAGNTLRFCPPLIVKEEDIDKLITVLSEVLARLS, encoded by the coding sequence ATGGAAATAAAAAAAATGTTGGATGAGTCCTCACTGTATGTAATGGAAACTTATAAACGCTTTCCAGTAGTGTTTTCAAAGGGCAGGGATATGCGCCTGTGGAGCGTTGACGGAAAAGAGTACGTTGACTTTCTTGCCGGTATAGCCGTCAATGTCTTAGGCCACTGTCATCCTAAGATTGTCGTGGCTATTCAGAAACAAGCACAACGTCTGATGCACGTATCGAATTTTTACCATAATGATGTGCAGATAAAACTAGCCCGGCTTCTGATTAAACACTCATTTGCCGACAGAGTGTTTTTTTGTAACTCAGGGGCGGAGGCTAATGAGGCTGCTATTAAGTTAGCCAGAAAGTACGCTAAAGCACACCACGGAGAGCACTGCGTAAACATCATAACCGCTGTTAATTCATTTCACGGCAGAACTCTTGCCACCATAACGGCTACCGGACAGCCTAAATTTCAAAAGGGATTTGAACCCCTTGTGCCGGGTTTTAGATATGTTCCATTTAACGATTTCCACTCCATGGAAGATGCAATTGACGAAAACACCTGTGCCGTGATGTTGGAGCCGATTCAGGGCGAGGGCGGTGTGCATGTGGCAGATGAGGAGTATCTGAAAAAACTTCGGACACTTTGTACTGAAAAAGGAGTTCTCCTGATTTTTGATGAGGTTCAAACCGGTATGGGAAGGACAGGTAAGTTATTTGCTTATGAACACTATGATATAGAACCTGACATCATGACACTTGCCAAGGCTCTAGGAGGGGGTATTCCCATAGGAGCCTGCCTTGCCTCCGATGATGTGGCTAAAGCTTTTGAGTACGGCAGCCATGCCTCAACTTTTGGTGGTAACCCTCTGTCATGTGCAGCGTCCCTAGCAACCCTTGAGGCTCTCCTTGAGGACAGCATTATGCTTAACGAGTGTAAACGTCTCGGTGAGTACCTCAGAAACTCACTTTTAAAGTTAAAAGAGCAATTTCCTAATGTAATACTTGATGTAAGGGGCAAGGGGCTGCTGCTGGGCATGGAACTTACCCGGGAATGCAGTCAGGTGGTGCAGGCGTGTTTTGAAAGAGGTTTTCTGATTAACTGTACCGCCGGCAATACGCTTCGTTTTTGCCCTCCGCTAATTGTAAAAGAAGAGGACATAGACAAACTCATAACCGTACTGAGTGAGGTTTTGGCGAGGTTATCATGA